In the genome of Lysobacter sp. 5GHs7-4, the window GGCGCTTCATTCGTTCAGCCTCAGCCGCAGCTTGTCCATCGCATAGCGCAGCCTTGATTTAACCGTTTCTCGTCCGGCGCCCGTGATGTCGCCGATCTCCTCCAGGCTCAGCTCCTGCTCCAGCCTCAGCAGCACCACCTCGCGCTGCTCCTCGGGCAGCTCCTCGATCGCACGCTGCAGGCGGCGGCGCTGTTCGAATTCGGACAGTTCGCGCTCGGGCGTGGTCGGATCGGGCACGCGCGCGGCGCGTTCGTCGCCGTCTTCGGGCGTGGCGGGGCGGTGCTTGAGGCCGCGCCAGTAGTCGTTGAGCCGATTGTGGGCGATGCGGAACAGCCAGGTGCTGAATGCGGCGTCGGGCTTCCAGCCGTGGCGCGCGGCGATCACGCGCTGCCAGACGTCCTGGAAGAACTCGTCGGCCAGCGCCGAATCGCGAACCTGGCGCAGCAGGAAGCGGTACAGCGGCCCACGGTGGCGCGCGTACAGGGTCTCGAACGCCGCCGTATCGCCGCCCGTCCAGGCCAGCATCAATACGTCGTCGCTCGCGTCCGCAGCCGAATTCATCCGCGGCAGGGTAAGGGTTGGCGCCGCCGACGGGAAGCCATGGCGTGCCGGACGCGCGGAGCGGGGGGTGGGAGCGGTCGCCAGGTGCATGTCCGGACGAACGGCCCAAGGGGCGCGACGGGGTTGGCGGTTCGTGAACGCCCGGTCAGGCTATCCTGCATCCTGCGTTGTAAGACGTGAACGATCCAGAGGCCTGTGGCGGTGCAAACAACCGGAAGGCCAGCCAGCGGCGCCGTGGCCGCGTCGCCAGACAGCTGCGACCAGCTCGCGGCGGTGCTGCGCGATGGCCTGCCGCAAGGCTCGCAAGTGGCCGTGCGCTGGCTGGACGCGCGCGGCGTGGCCGGCGGGTCGGCCGCCGGCAACGGGCCGGAGTCGGCCGCGGCCGCCGAACGGCTGTTGAACGGCCATGGGCCCGGACCCGAACGCCACGACCGCCTGGAAGCCTCGTGGACCTTGGGCGACGGCACCCGCGCGGCGCTGTGCGCGCAGTTGGGCGCGCCGCTGGAAGACGCCGCGCGCGCGCCCTGGCTGGCGCTGGCGCAGCGCCTGATCGCCGCCGAACTGCAGGCCGCGCGCGCGCAGGCGCGCGCCGAGTCGCTGGAAAAATCCGAACGCCTGCAGCAGGCCTTGTACGAGATCGCCGATCTGGCCGGCTCGGACCTGGACATGATCGACATGCTGCGCCGCATCCACGGCGTGGTCGGCGGCCTGATGTACGCCGAGAACTTCTATATCGTGCTTTACGACGACGTGCGCGACAGCCTGCGCTTCCTGTACTTCGCCGACCGCATCGACACCTACATCGCCGAACCCGATCTGGAGATCCGCGCCGCCGAGATGCCCAACAGCCTGACCCTGGCGCTGCTGCGCCACGGCGAGCCGCTGCTGGGCTCGTCGGTGTCGGTGCGCGAACAGCTCGGCGTCACCCAGGACCTCACCCACGGCCCGGACAGCGAAGACTGGCTGGGCGTGCCGATGCGCCGCGACGACCGCGTCTGCGGCGCGATCGTGGTGCAAAGCTACGACCGTCCCGGCCTGTACGGCGACGAGGAACGCGCGCTGCTGGCCTTCGTCGCCCAGCACATCCTGACCGCTTTGGACCGCTTCCGCGCCCGCGAGGAGCTCGAACGCCGCGTCGCCGAGCGCACCCAGGCGCTGCAGCTGAGCAACCGCGACCTGCAGGCCGAGATCATCGAGCGCCAGCGCGCCGAACGCCTGCAGCGCGCGCTGTTCCGCATCGCCGAGCTGTCGATCACCTCCGAGACGCTGGAGCGTTTCTACGCCCAGGTCCACGACGTGGTCAGCGAGCTGCTGTACGCGCGCAACTTCTACATCGCCCTGATCACCGACGACGGCGAACACCTGGAATTTCCGTACTCGATCGACGAACGCGACCCGACCCGCGAGAGCCGCCGTCTGGGCGCGGGCCTGACCGAGTACGTGATCAAGCGCGGCCAGGCCCTGCTGGCCGATCGCAACCGCATTGCCAGCCTGGAGGCGGCCGGGCTGGTGCGCAGCCTGGGCTCGCAGGCGCATTGCTGGCTGGGCGTGCCGTTGTTCCGCGGCGATCACGTGGTTGGCGTGATCGCGGTGCAAAGCTACTCGCCGGCGATCGCCTTCACCGTGCGCGACCAGGAACTGCTGACCTTCGTCGCCCACCACATCAGCAACGGCCTGGCGCGCAAGCAGACCCAGGACCGTCTGGTCGCGGCGCATTCGGAACTCGAACAGCGCGTGGCCTCGCGCACGCGCGAGCTGGCGCAGGCCAACAGCGAGCTGCTGTCGCAGATCGGCGAACGCCTGCGCGCCGAGCAGCAGCTCACCCATCAGGCCCTGCACGACACCCTGACCGGACTGCCCAACCGCGGCCAGCTGCTGGAACGGCTGGAGACCGCGATCCTGCGCGCGCAGCGCGATCCGGGGCGGCAGTTCGCGGTGCTGTTCCTGGACCTGGACCGCTTCAAACTGGTCAACGACAGCGTCGGCCATTCGGCCGGCGACGAACTGCTGATCGAGGCCGGGCGCCGCATCGTCGCCGCGGTGCGCACCGGCGACACGGTCGCGCGCCTGGGCGGCGACGAGTACGCGATCCTGGTCGACGAGATCGACGGCCTGCGCGTGGCCGAGGAATTGTCGCAGCGCATCCTGCGCGCGCTGGGCGAGCCGTGCTGGGTGGCCGGGCGCGAGGTGTTCCCCTCGGCCAGCCTGGGCATCGCAATGTGGCACCCGCGCTACCGCAGCGGCGTCGAGCTGTTGCGCGACGCCGACGCCGCGATGTACCGCGCCAAGTCCGCCGGCCGCGACCGCTGCGCGGTGTTCGATGAGGCCATGCGCGAGCAGGCGGTGCGCATCCTCGACCTGGAAGCCGACCTGCGTCGCGCCATCAACGGCGACGGCTTCATCGCCTACTACCAGCCGATCGTGCGCCTGAGCGACCGCAGCGTGATCGGTCACGAAGCCTTGCTGCGCTGGCGCCACGAACGCCGCGGCCTGCTGCTGCCCAGCGACTTCATCGGCCTGGGCGAGGACAGCGGCCTGATCGAGGAAGTCGACTGGCTGCTGTATGCGCAAGTGATGCGGCAGCTGGCCCAAGGCGGCGAGGGCTATGTGTCGGTCAACGTCTCGCCGCGGCATTTCCGCGCCGCCGACTTCGCCGACCGCCTGCTGCGCATGATCGACGAGGCCGGCGCCGATCCGCACCGCCTGCGCATCGAGATCACCGAGGGCGCGCTGCTGGACGACGTGCCGCGCGCGCTGCGCATGCTGCGCACCCTGCGCGGCCATGGCGTGCTGGCGCAGCTGGACGACTTCGGTACCGGATTCTCGGCGCTGTCCTACCTGCACCGGTTCCCGATCGAATGCCTGAAGATCGACCAGAGCTTCGTCGCCGGCCTGGTCGGCGAAACCCGTCCCGAGAGCGTGGCGGTGGTGCGCGCGATCCAGGCCTTGGCCGGTACCTTGGGCATCCACACCATCGGCGAGGGCGTGGAAAACGACGCCCAGCTCGCGGCCTTGCGCGAACTGGGCTGTGCCTACGGCCAGGGCTATCTGTTCGGACACCCGGCCGAGGCCGTGTCGACGTCGCAGCGGTCGCTGCTCAGTCACTGACCGCCGCGGTGCGCGCCGGTTCGCCCTCGATCAGGGCGCGGGCGCGCTGCACCAGGCCGATGAACTCGCCCTGCTGGTTGCCGCAGTCGTCCGAGCAGGCGGCGCGCGCTTCGCGGGCGATGCGTTCCCAGCCCCAACCGTCGTAGCGGCTGCCGCCGCGCAGCGCATCGGCGAAGGCCGCCACCGATGCCGCGAAGCGCATCGATTCGCTCGGCCTCGCGCGCAACTGCGAGCGCAGGATCGGCGTCTGGATCAGCCGGCTGCTGTCCGCACCGCCGTCGTCCTGTCCCGGCCGCTTGTAGCGCAGCTTGAGGTTGGCGATCTCGCCGCCCTTGCCGGCCTGCGCGGCGGGCGCGTCGCGGTAGCGCAGCACCGGCAGGCGCGCGGCGGTGGAGCCGACCGGCGTCAGTTCGTACAGCGCGGTGACCTCGTGGCCGGCGCCGATGTCGCCGGCGTCGACCTTGTCGT includes:
- a CDS encoding EAL domain-containing protein, which produces MAASPDSCDQLAAVLRDGLPQGSQVAVRWLDARGVAGGSAAGNGPESAAAAERLLNGHGPGPERHDRLEASWTLGDGTRAALCAQLGAPLEDAARAPWLALAQRLIAAELQAARAQARAESLEKSERLQQALYEIADLAGSDLDMIDMLRRIHGVVGGLMYAENFYIVLYDDVRDSLRFLYFADRIDTYIAEPDLEIRAAEMPNSLTLALLRHGEPLLGSSVSVREQLGVTQDLTHGPDSEDWLGVPMRRDDRVCGAIVVQSYDRPGLYGDEERALLAFVAQHILTALDRFRAREELERRVAERTQALQLSNRDLQAEIIERQRAERLQRALFRIAELSITSETLERFYAQVHDVVSELLYARNFYIALITDDGEHLEFPYSIDERDPTRESRRLGAGLTEYVIKRGQALLADRNRIASLEAAGLVRSLGSQAHCWLGVPLFRGDHVVGVIAVQSYSPAIAFTVRDQELLTFVAHHISNGLARKQTQDRLVAAHSELEQRVASRTRELAQANSELLSQIGERLRAEQQLTHQALHDTLTGLPNRGQLLERLETAILRAQRDPGRQFAVLFLDLDRFKLVNDSVGHSAGDELLIEAGRRIVAAVRTGDTVARLGGDEYAILVDEIDGLRVAEELSQRILRALGEPCWVAGREVFPSASLGIAMWHPRYRSGVELLRDADAAMYRAKSAGRDRCAVFDEAMREQAVRILDLEADLRRAINGDGFIAYYQPIVRLSDRSVIGHEALLRWRHERRGLLLPSDFIGLGEDSGLIEEVDWLLYAQVMRQLAQGGEGYVSVNVSPRHFRAADFADRLLRMIDEAGADPHRLRIEITEGALLDDVPRALRMLRTLRGHGVLAQLDDFGTGFSALSYLHRFPIECLKIDQSFVAGLVGETRPESVAVVRAIQALAGTLGIHTIGEGVENDAQLAALRELGCAYGQGYLFGHPAEAVSTSQRSLLSH
- a CDS encoding RNA polymerase sigma factor is translated as MNSAADASDDVLMLAWTGGDTAAFETLYARHRGPLYRFLLRQVRDSALADEFFQDVWQRVIAARHGWKPDAAFSTWLFRIAHNRLNDYWRGLKHRPATPEDGDERAARVPDPTTPERELSEFEQRRRLQRAIEELPEEQREVVLLRLEQELSLEEIGDITGAGRETVKSRLRYAMDKLRLRLNE